From the genome of Ptychodera flava strain L36383 chromosome 22, AS_Pfla_20210202, whole genome shotgun sequence, one region includes:
- the LOC139122947 gene encoding uncharacterized protein: MDSRSVSDAAKSFVAAHGRSTSGSSVPAPVQPDGAGPSKSTASTPGTTSASQPLQVASPAAEISVKVPAQDTLQQLLHKVEKLQQAADSANVDEALQKVMDLAHLSATRYQIINALRVLVDRATAANHQKLNRFRAVLSQFEANEFGRDAGKLIVLLLGNKEEEEIASKVGKFLKHTRESARPYPSPRQRGFRQQKPDVKCYVCGNLGHVARDCPDKKQ; the protein is encoded by the exons ATGGATTCTCGCTCTGTCTCAGATGCAGCCAAATCGTTCGTCGCAGCGCACGGTCGCTCCACCAGCGGTTCTAGTGTTCCTGCACCCGTTCAACCTGATGGTGCAGGCCCGTCCAAGTCTACTGCATCCACTCCTGGGACGACTTCTGCCTCCCAGCCTCTTCAGGTAGCTTCACCTGCAGCAGAAATCTCGGTCAAG GTGCCTGCCCAGGATACTTTGCAACAGCTGCTGCATAAGGTGGAAAAGTTGCAGCAAGCAGCGGACTCTGCCAATGTGGATGAGGCCCTCCAGAAGGTCATGGACCTGGCACACCTGTCGGCGACCCGTTACCAGATTATTAACGCCCTCAGAGTGCTCGTGGATAGGGCTACAGCAGCGAACCACCAGAAGCTGAACCGGTTCCGTGCGGTTTTATCCCAATTTGAAGCAAACGAGTTTGGGCGGGACGCGGGAAAACTGATAGTGCTCCTTCTGGGCAACAAAGAGGAGGAGGAAATAGCCTCAAAAGTCGGAAAGTTCCTAAAGCATACGAGGGAATCCGCCCGTCCATATCCAAGCCCTCGCCAACGGGGCTTTCGGCAACAGAAACCAGACGTCAAGTGCTATGTTTGCGGAAATCTTGGCCATGTTGCCAGAGACTGCCCTGACAAAAagcaatga